From the genome of Maridesulfovibrio ferrireducens:
TAAATTTGTGTAATTATTCAAATAAATAAAATGTTTAAGGTTTCATTATTATGTTCAAAAATGGATTCAATATACCTGTCATAAAACACCTTACTCATAAAAGTGGTAATTTTATTTTTTCTTGTGAATGTGATGAGTTGGTAATTAATCCACTAATGGTTGAGTTTAATACTCTCTATGAATCGATAAAAAAATTACCAGTTTTACCTAGTTTGTTTGCTAAGTTGGAAACAGATCTTATTCGTAGTTCTATTTTTGGAACTGCCGCTATTGAAGGTAATCCTTTAAGTGAGGAGGAGGTCCGAGATATTCTTAATGAAGAAGACGAAAATGAGGTGGAAGATAATAATAAGAATATAGAAGTAGAGTTCAGAAGTAGAGCACAGTTTGAAATTAGAAACCTTAAAGTCCTTTATTCTCTTCTTGGGAAGCATGAGGTTGCTAATCCGCAATCTCTTCTTTTTGAAGAGTTTATAAAAACGACTCATTCTATAGTTACAACCAATATTGATTATCATCATAATTCTCCCGGTATATATAGAAATGAAGTCGTTGAAGTCGGAGATAAAAATCATGGCGGGGTATATAAACCACCAAAGACTCTTGATGATATAAAAACTTTGATGGGAATTTTTATTGAATGGATTAATTCCCCTGAAATGCTTGAAGTTGATCATTCTCTGAAGGCTGCTCTCGCACATTATCATCTGGCAATGATTCATCCATTTCAAGATGGGAATGGTAGAACAGCTAGATTTGTTGAAGCATCATTGCTTAAGGTGGGGGGAGCAAGTCTTGTGGCTCCAATGATGTCCAATTTTTATTACAGAAATATTGATGAATATTTTATTTCTTTTTCGAAATCTAGAAAAGCAAAAGATATGACTCCTTTTTTACAGTTTTATTATAGAGGATTGATTGAATCTCTTGAGGAAGTTCAAGATAAGGTTGTAGGAGTCTTAAATGTTCTACTGTTCAAAGATTATATGTCATCAGCTAGAAAGAATAAGCATATCACTTCGCGACAACATGATTTAGTTTTGCAATTGATTGAAACTAAAAAAGAATTTTCATTACGTTCACTTTATGCTGATCCCGTATTTAAACCTCTTTATGTAAGCGTTGCTGAATCCACGTCTAGAAGAGATATTAAGAAGTTAGTCGGCTTGAAAGTAATAAAAGAAATTGCGCCAAAACAGTATGGCATTAATTGGGAGTGGCTTAAGTCACTTTAGATTAAAAGTGACATTATTCTCCCCCCTATTTCTTAGTCATCCGATAAACCCCATCCCACTTTTCTCCGGCTGGTACAGGCGGATTTATTTTAAATTCTTCCGCTCTTAAGCGGAATACTTCGGACGGCGTTATTTTTGTATCCGTGAACCTTTCGTGTTTTTCAGCTTCTTTATATAACTCAATAGCCTTATCCCATTCTGTGTTGACGTAGTGTTCACGCGCCTTGCTGAACAGGTCGAACAGGATAATTTCTTCTTCGGTAAGGCCGCCTTTCATGGCTACCAATTCGTAAATTCTCACGGGCTCGCTTTTCCCTACAACCTGAATATTATCGACCATTCTTGCTTCGACCAAATCCATTACTTTGCAGGGATTGCCGTTTTCATCTTCGGCATCCATTTCGAGCGTAAAATGACTGACTGCGTTGAATATTCCGAACTGTTTTGCGCCTTCTTCCAAGCGGGCTGCAAGGTTAACAGCATCACCCATCATGGTGTAGTTCATGCGCATGGCACTACCCATGTTTCCTACTACTATTTCGCCCGTGTTAACGCCGATTCTGGTTCGCATATGGTGGACGACTTTAGGCCATTTTTCATCTGGCGCCCATTGTTCGTCCGGGAATCCTTTAGTGTTTCGATTTGGTTCACCGGGTATTTGTTTTTCTCTGCTCCATTTATCTCTCAGGTCGTTGTTGGCTTTTTGCATGGCAACAGCAACGCGGCAGGCTCGCAGGGCATTATCTGGAACATCTATAGGTGCTCCGAAAAAGGCGATAATGGCATCCCCTTCGTATTTATCTAGGGTTCCTTTGTTATCAATAAGGATGTCAGTCATTACCGAGAGGTATTCGTTGAGAAGTTCTACCAGCTGTGTTGCGGTCAGCTTCTCGGAAAAAGTGGAGAAACTTTGAATGTCGGTAAAGTAGGCGGTGATTGTTTTTGCTTCGCCGCCAAGTTCCGGCATTTCGCGTCTTGAAAACATCTCATCAATAAGTTCCGGTGCAAGATATGAGGAGAATGTCGCCTGTAAGAATTTTTTCTGTCCTTCTTCTCGCCAGAATTTGATTAAGGTGAGCATCGTAAAATTGAGGCTTAATGTAATCAGAGCGTAGGTGGGAGTAAGGAAGGCGTGATATGTTTTAAAAACAAACAGGGCTCCTGCAACGATAGCAATACCCATCCCGGCGATAGGCAGAACCATCAGAAGAGAGCGTGTCCATGTTAGGAGTATGGTTGTTAGAATACCGGCGGCAAGCACAATGACAAGCCCTAGTCCGGGAATCCAGTCGGGTCGCAGTAGAAAGTCTTTGGTAAGGATATTATCGATGACGGTAGCATGAACCTCAACTCCGGGGTAATTGGATGTATAAGGTGTAACCCGCAGATCCCGCAGTCCTGCTGCGGAGGTTCCCATAAGAACTATTTTACCTTTAAGCTCTTTTTCTCCGACTTTCCCGCTTAGTATGTCACGTGCACTGTAATATGGAAATTCATTTACGCCGCCACGATAGCGGACGAGCATCTGCCCGTTTGCGTCAACTGGAATGACAGTTTTTCCAAGTCTGATGGATTCAAAACCATATCTTGTAGTTTTTGCGATAACGCTTTTCCTGTTCATCGCTTTCATGAGTGTTGCAAGCGCCAGACTGGGATATTGTTTTCCTTCCCATGATATGACTAGCGGAACTCGTCTGACCACTCCATCAAAGTCCGTGATGGAATTGTAAAATCCGCATAAGGGGGAAGCTTTTGTCAGTATGGGCAGGGGGCATATGGCGCCTAATGCGTCACGGGTAAGCTTATCTAAAGGGGGGGAATCCTCAGTTTTTATCTGTGCTATGGAAAGAGTTTTTATAAAACATTCAGTAGAAGGCACTGGCTGGTCGTTTGCTTCGTCTTGAAAATCAAAATAAAAACCAAGCACATATTTGCCCTGCGAAAGAACGTCGGCAAGAACTCGATCATTGTCCATCAGTCCCGCGGGGAGACCTTTGAAATTAACAGTAACCCCGAGTTCGTTGCGGAGGCTTTTCTGGATTGTCTGGGGAGATGTTCTGTCCGGTTCGGCAAGGAGTATATCCAGTCCTGTTGAAAGAGCTCCGGCCTGTTTAATTTTTGCAAGCAGTAATGCCATTCTGTAACGAGGCCAAGGCCATTGTCCAAGTTCCGCAAGGCTTTCATCGTCTATATCGACAATTGCCGGGATGTCGGTTTTTTCGCCTACGGGGCTTTGGCGCATGAACTCGTCATATATTTTATAGTCCACAAATTGGAGTATAGGCGGCCTGAAAATATAGAGAGCTGCAACGATGAGTGAAGCAATCATGCCTGTTATGAACAAGAGCATGGTATCTGATCCGAAAATTTTTTTGATAGTTTTTAGCATATATTAAATTAAAAAAGGTTGATTTATTTATTGAAAAGTCCAATATATATTAAGATAGATACACCTAGTTCTCTGGATTTTTCAATCATATTTATGTATATAGAAAGTAATAATCTAGTTGATTGTATATAGTGCCTTAATATATTTACTTTTTTCGGGGAGTTGTTATGAAATTTGTTCGTTTGCCTGTAATGTTTGCGGTATTTTTTCTTTTATTCGCATCGGTTGGTGAGGTTTTCGCCCAGCCTGCGATGTCCGAAGGAATGACTGCAATGAACCCCGGTCAGGTTGACGGCAAGCCTTATCTTGCCAAAATTTTAAAGGATCTCCTTTCCACTCATGACAGGATTAAAGCTGCCGAAGCTCGCGTAGAGTCGGCGGAACATCTCGTTTCGCAGAGCTGGTCCGGCTGGACTCCGAAAGTGGATGCTTCTGTTGAAGGCGGACGTGAAGAGATTGATAAGCCCGGCGGCGGCACGAATAAAGGCAGAAACGAAGAAAAGATTAAAGCTACCCAGCTGCTTTACGATTTTGGCGGAGCAACCGGAGGAGTCACTCGCGCAGAGGCTGTTCTTAATGAATATAAAGCAGTGCTTGACCAGACGAAGCAGGAGCTGATTATTCAGGGTGTTGATGCGTATCTCGGGCTTATCCGTTCAAGAGAAATGCTAAAATACGCAATCCAGTCAGAAGAGAGCATGAAACGTCTTTCCGGAATGGAAGAAACACTCGTTCAGCGCGGGGCGGGGCTGTCATATAAAGAACTTCAGATTAAAGCTCAGCTCGCAGGAGCTATGTCTTACAGAGTTACAGTGGAGAGACAGCTTCAGATTGCGCGCAACCGTTTTAGGTCAGTTTTCGGATATCCCATCACCTCTGATGAAATAGATAAAATGGTCCCTGTGGCAATGCCTTCAGGTTATATGCCTGCCTCTATTGATGATGCTATTGCTCAGGCTTATGAGCAGAATCCTCAGCTTCTTCAACTTAAATACACTAAAGAAGCTTCTTCCAGCGATGTTGATATTCAGGAAGCTACTCTGTTCCCGAAATTTGAATTTGTCGTTGAAGGCAAAAGAAGAGAACAGGATCAGGGTGCAAGCGGCGTAAGAATGGAAAATAAAGCTACTTTTCAGGTCAGTTATACCGGTTTTTCCGGCATCAGTGAATATCAGGGTGCTCAGTCTGCAAAAGCCAATCTGCGTGAAATACGCAAGCAGACACTTGATGTGAGACGCACGGTTGAAGAGAATGTCAGAAACGCATGGCTTGAGCTGATGACACTTCGTAAGAATGCTGAACTTTATAGAACTCAGGCCAACATTACCGCAGAGTTTCTTGAACTGATTAAGAAAAAAAGGGCTACCGGCGAACAGGTGGAGCTTCTTGATATTCTGGTCGGTGAACGGGACTATAGTACAGCTACAAGTGCAAGTGTAACCGCTGATATTGATAACATAATTTTTGCATACAGACTGCTTTACCAGATGGGGATGATAGACATCGAAGTTTTTGAGTAGTCTAATATGAGAGAATTGCTTCGTAGATTGTCACTCGTTCCATTTATTGCGTTTGAGATTTCTCTCGCCTCTTTTTTTATAAACATTCTTTCGCTTGCCTCACCTATTTTTGTCATACAGGTTCTTAATCGTTATGTCGGGTATGGCTTTGACGGAACTCTTATCACTCTCACCTCCGGAATGCTTATTGCCGGATTTTTAAGTCATGCCTTTACTGTCGTGCGGGTTCGCATGGCTTCGGCTGTGAATGTCGGTCCTGACAGAGCGCTTGCCGATGCTGTTTTAACATGTCTTGCCCGTGCGAAAATGAATACTCTGGGCCGCATTCCTCCTGCTCGTATTCATGAGCTTATGAATGGTATTCAGGTTGTCCAATCCGGCTATGACGCCTCTGTTATCTGTTCTGTTCTTGATATGCCGTTTTTCATTCTTTTTGTGGGCGCCGTTTTTTTCCTCAGTCCCGCCATTGCAATTATTACTATACTGGCTGTTTTGTGCACATGCCTTTCCGGCTGGCTAAGTATGCGTCGCGGAAAGAAGTTGATGAATGATATGCGTAATGAGTCCGTGTCTCATCGCGGACATCTTTCTAATGCAATCGCCGGAGCAGATACGGTCAGAGCTTTCGGAGGAATTGGACTTCTTTCAAAGGTCTTGGACAGTCAGGTTGATAAACTTCAAGAGATTAAGCGCGATATGGTTCAGAGCGGAACAAGGGCGCAGGCCGTGTTGCAAACTTTAGGTATGCTGCTTCGTGTTTTTGTTTATGCCGTGGGGGCGCGTGAAGTTGTTGCGGGTTCGCTCAGTATGGGGGGGCTTATCGGAGCCTCTATTCTTTCGGGAAAAGCTCTTTCTGTTTCAGCTTCATTTATGAAGTCACGCAATATGCTTGATCAGGCTTCAACCATGATGATTTCTTTACGCGAGTTTATGAGTCAGCCTCTTGAATCTTCGACCGGAACAGTTCTGCAAAAATATCAGGGAAGCATTGAAATAAAAGATCTCGGTTTCGCTTATCCAGGTTCCACCGGGCCACTTTTCGAAAGACTTTTAGTAGATATCAAGGGCGGAGATATCGTCGTAATTACCGGGCATAACGGTTCCGGTAAAACTACTCTGGTTCGACTGCTACTGGGGCTTATTGATCCCGGCAGGGGACAGATTCTTGCTGGAGGAGTTGATTTGCGTCAGCTTGCCGCCCCGTGGTGGAGAAGTCAGTTGATGTACCTTCCGCAGGAGCCAAGGTTTTTAAATGCTACAATTAAAGAAAATATTTGTATGAATTGTCCTGATATCGACGACGAACGAGTTTTAAGGATTGTCGAAGCTTCAGGTCTGAAAAGATATCTCGATACCAGCGCAAAGGGTATTGAAGCTCAGGTTGTAAATGGCGGGCAGGAGCTTGCAGTGGGCATACGGCGCAGACTTGCTCTGGCCAGAGCTTTGGCTGTTCAGGGGGCTATATGTATTCTGGATGAGCCGACCGAAGGATTCGATCCAGAAGGTCTTCGGATCATGGATATGGTGATTCAATCTCTTGTAAAAGCTAAGAAAACTTTGATTATTGTAACTCAGGACGTACGCCTTGCTGAACGTTCCGATGTTTTGATTGATTTGAGCAGTAAGCCTGTGCCGACAATTTTATATCCAGCGAAAGATAAGAAAAGTCAGGGGTGTTGTAACGAGAGCGGTGGAGAATCAAAATGATCAATAACAATGCACCGCAGATATCCGGTGAAGTTAAAGCCGCGAGTCATTTTTTTCTCTTTATCTGTGTTGCCATGTGCTTGGGCTTTTTCGGCTGGGCCTGCTTGTTTCAGCTTGATATTGTGAGTCAGGCGGAAGGCGAAGTTATTCCCAGTTCCCGGCTTAAGCTCGTTCAGCATCTTGAGGGCGGAATCGTATTAAAAATCAGCGCTCGTGAAGGTCAGTCTGTTTCAAAAGGACAGGAGTTGATGGAGCTTGAAGCTACAGCCAGTGATTCCAGTGTGGAAGAACTTGATGTACGCGTTAAAACTCTGCGGGTTAATATTGCAAGGCTTGAAGCGGAAGATAAAGGTTTTGATAAACCGAATTATCCCGAAGATATTTTTGATAATTTCCCGAAACTTATAGCGCGCTCCCTTAAGCTTTTTCAGACTAGAAAAGAGAGAATTAAGAATGATCTGCAATCAGAAAAAGAAAAAATTATTCAGCGTGAACAGGACATAAAGCAGATTGCTTCCCGCCAGCGAAACGCCGTGATCAGTCTTAGACTTTTGCGTGAGCAGATAGCTATAAGCAGCGGGTTGCTGGATGAAGGTCTTACTTCCCGCTATAAACATTTAGGGTTTCTTAAAGAAGAATCTTCATTAAAAAGCTCAATAGATGAGGATGTAGCGAAGCTTGCGAAAGCTCGTTCTGCACTGATTCAGGCGCAGGCGGATATTAATGAAATTACCAATTCATACTATGCCTCTGTCAGAGAAGAAATGCAGGAAGATCGTCGTGAACTTGAAGAGTTTTCACAGCGCATTAGAAAATTTCAGGATAATTTAAAACGAACAGTGATAAGGTCTCCGGTAAATGGAGTTATTAAAACCTTATATGTTATGAGCGCCGGGGAGGTTGTCAGGGCAGGGTCGACAATTATGGATATAGTACCCGCCGGAGATAAGCTCGTGATTGAAGCCCGCCTTCCTATAAGTGATATCGGATATGTAAAAGACGGACAGAAGGCGGTTGTTAAGCTTGCTTCCCGTGATGCCGCAAGGTTCGGTAATCTTGATGGAAAGGTGATTAATATCAGTCCTGACGCGGATACAACTAAAAGAGGGGCGATGTATTACCGGGTCCGTATTGAAACTGATAAAGATAGTTTCGAGCACGACGGTAACTTTTATAGACTCTTCCCGGGAATTCAGGTTGTTGCCGGAATTC
Proteins encoded in this window:
- a CDS encoding Fic family protein, producing MFKNGFNIPVIKHLTHKSGNFIFSCECDELVINPLMVEFNTLYESIKKLPVLPSLFAKLETDLIRSSIFGTAAIEGNPLSEEEVRDILNEEDENEVEDNNKNIEVEFRSRAQFEIRNLKVLYSLLGKHEVANPQSLLFEEFIKTTHSIVTTNIDYHHNSPGIYRNEVVEVGDKNHGGVYKPPKTLDDIKTLMGIFIEWINSPEMLEVDHSLKAALAHYHLAMIHPFQDGNGRTARFVEASLLKVGGASLVAPMMSNFYYRNIDEYFISFSKSRKAKDMTPFLQFYYRGLIESLEEVQDKVVGVLNVLLFKDYMSSARKNKHITSRQHDLVLQLIETKKEFSLRSLYADPVFKPLYVSVAESTSRRDIKKLVGLKVIKEIAPKQYGINWEWLKSL
- a CDS encoding CHASE2 domain-containing protein, yielding MLLFITGMIASLIVAALYIFRPPILQFVDYKIYDEFMRQSPVGEKTDIPAIVDIDDESLAELGQWPWPRYRMALLLAKIKQAGALSTGLDILLAEPDRTSPQTIQKSLRNELGVTVNFKGLPAGLMDNDRVLADVLSQGKYVLGFYFDFQDEANDQPVPSTECFIKTLSIAQIKTEDSPPLDKLTRDALGAICPLPILTKASPLCGFYNSITDFDGVVRRVPLVISWEGKQYPSLALATLMKAMNRKSVIAKTTRYGFESIRLGKTVIPVDANGQMLVRYRGGVNEFPYYSARDILSGKVGEKELKGKIVLMGTSAAGLRDLRVTPYTSNYPGVEVHATVIDNILTKDFLLRPDWIPGLGLVIVLAAGILTTILLTWTRSLLMVLPIAGMGIAIVAGALFVFKTYHAFLTPTYALITLSLNFTMLTLIKFWREEGQKKFLQATFSSYLAPELIDEMFSRREMPELGGEAKTITAYFTDIQSFSTFSEKLTATQLVELLNEYLSVMTDILIDNKGTLDKYEGDAIIAFFGAPIDVPDNALRACRVAVAMQKANNDLRDKWSREKQIPGEPNRNTKGFPDEQWAPDEKWPKVVHHMRTRIGVNTGEIVVGNMGSAMRMNYTMMGDAVNLAARLEEGAKQFGIFNAVSHFTLEMDAEDENGNPCKVMDLVEARMVDNIQVVGKSEPVRIYELVAMKGGLTEEEIILFDLFSKAREHYVNTEWDKAIELYKEAEKHERFTDTKITPSEVFRLRAEEFKINPPVPAGEKWDGVYRMTKK
- a CDS encoding TolC family protein — its product is MKFVRLPVMFAVFFLLFASVGEVFAQPAMSEGMTAMNPGQVDGKPYLAKILKDLLSTHDRIKAAEARVESAEHLVSQSWSGWTPKVDASVEGGREEIDKPGGGTNKGRNEEKIKATQLLYDFGGATGGVTRAEAVLNEYKAVLDQTKQELIIQGVDAYLGLIRSREMLKYAIQSEESMKRLSGMEETLVQRGAGLSYKELQIKAQLAGAMSYRVTVERQLQIARNRFRSVFGYPITSDEIDKMVPVAMPSGYMPASIDDAIAQAYEQNPQLLQLKYTKEASSSDVDIQEATLFPKFEFVVEGKRREQDQGASGVRMENKATFQVSYTGFSGISEYQGAQSAKANLREIRKQTLDVRRTVEENVRNAWLELMTLRKNAELYRTQANITAEFLELIKKKRATGEQVELLDILVGERDYSTATSASVTADIDNIIFAYRLLYQMGMIDIEVFE
- a CDS encoding ATP-binding cassette domain-containing protein; translation: MRELLRRLSLVPFIAFEISLASFFINILSLASPIFVIQVLNRYVGYGFDGTLITLTSGMLIAGFLSHAFTVVRVRMASAVNVGPDRALADAVLTCLARAKMNTLGRIPPARIHELMNGIQVVQSGYDASVICSVLDMPFFILFVGAVFFLSPAIAIITILAVLCTCLSGWLSMRRGKKLMNDMRNESVSHRGHLSNAIAGADTVRAFGGIGLLSKVLDSQVDKLQEIKRDMVQSGTRAQAVLQTLGMLLRVFVYAVGAREVVAGSLSMGGLIGASILSGKALSVSASFMKSRNMLDQASTMMISLREFMSQPLESSTGTVLQKYQGSIEIKDLGFAYPGSTGPLFERLLVDIKGGDIVVITGHNGSGKTTLVRLLLGLIDPGRGQILAGGVDLRQLAAPWWRSQLMYLPQEPRFLNATIKENICMNCPDIDDERVLRIVEASGLKRYLDTSAKGIEAQVVNGGQELAVGIRRRLALARALAVQGAICILDEPTEGFDPEGLRIMDMVIQSLVKAKKTLIIVTQDVRLAERSDVLIDLSSKPVPTILYPAKDKKSQGCCNESGGESK
- a CDS encoding HlyD family type I secretion periplasmic adaptor subunit; amino-acid sequence: MINNNAPQISGEVKAASHFFLFICVAMCLGFFGWACLFQLDIVSQAEGEVIPSSRLKLVQHLEGGIVLKISAREGQSVSKGQELMELEATASDSSVEELDVRVKTLRVNIARLEAEDKGFDKPNYPEDIFDNFPKLIARSLKLFQTRKERIKNDLQSEKEKIIQREQDIKQIASRQRNAVISLRLLREQIAISSGLLDEGLTSRYKHLGFLKEESSLKSSIDEDVAKLAKARSALIQAQADINEITNSYYASVREEMQEDRRELEEFSQRIRKFQDNLKRTVIRSPVNGVIKTLYVMSAGEVVRAGSTIMDIVPAGDKLVIEARLPISDIGYVKDGQKAVVKLASRDAARFGNLDGKVINISPDADTTKRGAMYYRVRIETDKDSFEHDGNFYRLFPGIQVVAGIHIGTRTVLEYILEPFMGSMSYAMRER